A window of the Arachis duranensis cultivar V14167 chromosome 5, aradu.V14167.gnm2.J7QH, whole genome shotgun sequence genome harbors these coding sequences:
- the LOC107491492 gene encoding beta-glucuronosyltransferase GlcAT14A-like gives MGAEKKWLFTLSTAAFLSLMIILSSFTSLTSPKPFPSIVNQGALYPPAFAYFITGSRGDKDRAFRLLLAIYHPRNRYLLHLGKDAGDEERRRLAAAVTSVPAIQAFENVDVVGKADYATYLGSSNIAITLRAAAIMMKLDGGWDWFVTLSALDYPLITQDDLSHVFSSVRRDLNFIDHTSDLGSKESDRIEPIVVDPAIYLSRRSKIFQATQKRKTPESFKIFTGSPWVILSRSFLEFCLFGWDNLPRTLLMYFTNVKLSQEGYFHSVICNMPEFKNTTVNGDLRYMIWDNPPQMEPQNLNISDYNKMVESGAAFARQFRANDPVLDMIDEKILHRGRNQAVPGAWCSGLKSWWRDPCSNWGDVNVLRTGPQAKKLKESVSDLLDNWNSQTNQCNAATEYTQE, from the exons ATGGGTGCTGAGAAGAAATGGCTCTTCACCCTTTCCACTGCAGCATTCCTATCCCTCATGATCATTCTCTCTTCTTTCACTTCCTTAACATCTCCAAAGCCCTTCCCCTCAATTGTAAATCAAGGTGCTCTGTACCCTCCCGCATTCGCCTACTTCATCACTGGCAGCAGAGGCGATAAGGACCGCGCCTTCCGCCTGTTGCTGGCAATCTACCACCCAAGAAACCGTTACCTGCTTCATCTTGGGAAGGATGCTGGGGACGAAGAGAGGCGGAGACTCGCGGCGGCAGTGACGTCGGTGCCGGCGATACAGGCCTTCGAGAACGTTGATGTGGTCGGGAAGGCTGATTATGCGACGTATTTGGGGTCATCGAACATTGCCATCACTCTCAGAGCTGCTGCCATTATGATGAAGTTGGATGGTGGTTGGGATTGGTTTGTCACTTTGAGTGCCCTTGATTATCCCCTCATCACCCAGGATG ATTTGTCCCATGTTTTCTCTTCTGTTAGGAGGGACCTCAATTTCATTGACCATACCAGTGACCTTGGATCGAAAGA AAGTGATAGAATCGAGCCTATTGTAGTTGACCCAGCAATATATTTATCAAGGCGAAGTAAAATTTTTCAAGCTACACAGAAGCGGAAGACACCCGAATCCTTCAAAATATTCACAG GTTCACCATGGGTAATCCTGAGTCGATCATTCCTCGAGTTTTGCCTTTTTGGCTGGGATAATTTACCTAGAACACTGCTCATGTATTTTACAAATGTTAAGTTATCTCAAGAAGGTTATTTTCACTCGGTCATTTGCAATATGCCAGAATTCAAGAACACAACAGTGAATGGTGACTTACGATACATGATCTGGGACAATCCTCCACAGATGGAACCACAGAACCTTAACATCTCAGATTACAATAAGATGGTAGAAAGTGGAGCTGCTTTTGCTAGGCAGTTCAGGGCCAATGACCCTGTCCTGGACATGATTGATGAGAAGATTCTCCACCGTGGACGGAATCAAGCCGTTCCAGGGGCATGGTGCTCTGGCCTGAAGAGCTGGTGGAGGGATCCATGCTCCAATTGGGGTGACGTTAATGTTCTTAGGACAGGACCTCAGGCAAAGAAGCTCAAGGAGTCTGTTTCAGACCTCCTTGACAATTGGAACTCGCAAACCAATCAGTGCAACGCTGCCACAGAATACACACAAGAGTAA
- the LOC110281637 gene encoding putative fasciclin-like arabinogalactan protein 20: MASTKHFLSLFVLHLLLSISSSLPSSAILDAAEILSASGFDAMAVNLELASQTLASPRTRSLTVFAPSDAAFKILQQPXXFHSLISLPFGANIPTLLPSHSLTVTTTTGSADSLSINNVTVNSEPLYSDASLVIFTTDHFFDPYFQLRAKIPHRTGTTDPYSSSAAACFAGRKNHRKSFSSGEAFSFKEASSVLRSKGCFLMASLLDAQFLAIRNRPQLTLFAPVDKVVTSTNATRGHVSATNNNNPRLRGHSSILRHHLVPCKILWSDLLTLEEGTLIRTYERGFTLNVTKSTEDVLLVNGVPVISPELYNSDWIVVHGLQEVLSPLKGRRGRGVEGSGRISEAAAEVGNATSYGEHSAAQHFHFSVFH; encoded by the coding sequence ATGGCTTCCACCAAACACTTCCTTTCTCTCTTTGTCCTCCACCTCCTCCTATCCAtctcctcctctctcccctCCTCCGCCATCCTCGACGCCGCTGAAATCCTGTCCGCATCCGGCTTCGACGCCATGGCAGTCAACCTTGAACTTGCCTCCCAGACCCTCGCCTCTCCAAGAACCCGCTCTCTTACCGTCTTTGCCCCGTCCGACGCCGCCTTCAAGATTCTCCAGCAGCCNNNNNCCTTCCACAGCTTAATCTCACTCCCTTTCGGCGCCAACATCCCCACCCTTCTCCCATCCCACTCCCTCACCGTCACCACCACCACCGGCTCCGCCGACAGTCTCTCTATTAACAACGTTACCGTCAACTCGGAGCCACTCTACAGCGACGCCTCTCTCGTTATCTTCACAACCGACCACTTCTTCGACCCGTACTTCCAACTTCGAGCCAAAATCCCCCACCGCACCGGAACAACCGATCCTTATTCCTCCTCCGCCGCCGCGTGTTTTGCGGGAAGAAAGAACCACCGGAAGTCGTTCTCCTCCGGCGAAGCcttttctttcaaagaagctaGCAGCGTTCTGAGATCCAAAGGCTGCTTCCTAATGGCTTCGCTTCTCGACGCGCAGTTTCTCGCCATCAGGAACCGCCCACAGCTGACGCTTTTCGCCCCCGTGGACAAGGTCGTTACGTCCACCAACGCCACAAGGGGCCACGTGTCAGCAACTAATAATAACAACCCAAGACTAAGAGGTCACTCGTCTATTCTTCGTCACCACCTCGTGCCTTGCAAGATCCTTTGGAGCGATCTTTTGACGTTGGAGGAGGGTACTCTAATTCGGACCTACGAGAGAGGGTTCACGCTCAACGTCACGAAGTCAACGGAAGACGTGCTATTGGTCAACGGCGTTCCGGTGATTTCTCCTGAGCTTTATAACAGCGACTGGATCGTCGTTCATGGCCTCCAAGAAGTGCTTTCGCCTTTGAAGGGCCGAAGAGGCAGAGGAGTAGAAGGTTCTGGAAGGATCTCGGAGGCAGCGGCGGAAGTTGGTAACGCGACGTCGTATGGGGAACATAGCGCTGCGCAACATTTCCACTTCTCTGTTTTCCATTAG